From a single Sorghum bicolor cultivar BTx623 chromosome 5, Sorghum_bicolor_NCBIv3, whole genome shotgun sequence genomic region:
- the LOC8062665 gene encoding uncharacterized protein LOC8062665 has protein sequence MECGRPLLALASLCAAAAAAALLPHGAAGADTGGGVCGNVSCGMGTCSESSDYAFGFACHCNPGWSRYHLATVQFPFLPCVIPNCTIHTSCEDGSSSSSSPAPAPPPPAPPAGLPPLTIFDPCLMQYCGDDGGGTCEKASDFTHRCSCRDGYANLLNDTSYPCYQQCSLGSDCKGLGIDVINGSTPSSSPPAPFSITVKKSGAGRTAAVTPADDTLLGLFFFIITFYGLQAAIW, from the exons ATGGAGTGTGGCAGGCCGCTCCTCGCGCTGGCGTCTctctgcgccgccgccgccgccgccgccttgctGCCCCATGGAGCCGCCGGCGCAG ACACAGGCGGCGGCGTGTGCGGCAACGTGAGCTGCGGCATGGGGACGTGCAGCGAGTCCAGCGACTACGCCTTCGGGTTCGCGTGCCACTGCAACCCCGGCTGGAGCCGCTACCACCTCGCCACCGTTCAGTTCCCCTTCCTCCCCTGCGTCATCCCAAACT GCACCATCCACACCTCGTGCGAGGacgggtcgtcgtcgtcgtcgtccccggCGCCGGCTCCACCGCCGCCGGCACCGCCAGCGGGCCTGCCGCCGCTAACCATCTTCGACC CGTGCCTGATGCAGTACTgcggcgacgacggcggcggcaccTGCGAGAAGGCGTCGGACTTCACCCACCGCTGCAGCTGCCGCGACGGCTACGCCAACCTCCTCAACGACACCTCCTACCCGTGCTACCAACAGT GCTCGCTGGGCTCCGACTGCAAGGGTCTGGGGATCGACGTCATCAACGGCTCCACGCCGAGCTCGTCGCCGCCCGCGCCCTTCTCCATCACCGTCAAGAAGTCCGGCGCCGGACGAACTGCCGCCGTCACGCCGGCTGATGACACGCTCCTTGGGcttttcttcttcatcatcaccttCTACGGGCTCCAGGCGGCGATATGGTGA
- the LOC8062666 gene encoding BI1-like protein has protein sequence METPSAARDLEAAVPAAPAAAAAAKAEPKAAAVAGKAEQEKQAAPAAKKVAEEEDPRLRWAFVRKVYAILSLQFALTAAVATVACLVRPIPRFFAVGPPAAVWPTFIVILVSPLIVMFPMLKYREKHPRNLVLLALFTLCCSLSIAVSASTTFGTVVLQATILTASSVVGLTLFTFLAVKRGYDFSFTFPFLFTSLLVLLVYITIQICFPLGRVAMTIYGFLATVVFSGFIVYDTNMLLKRHTYNEYVVAAISLYLDVINLFMAQMSLSCH, from the exons ATGGAGACTCCCTCGGCGGCCCGAGACCTGGAGGCGGCCGTGCCCGCGGCAcctgcggcagcggcggcggcgaaggcgGAGCccaaggcggcggcggtggcggggaAGGCGGAGCAGGAGAAGCAGGCGGCCCCCGCGGCGAAGAaggtggcggaggaggaggatccGCGTCTGCGCTGGGCGTTCGTGCGCAAGGTCTACGCGATCCTGTCCCTCCAGTTCGCGCTCACCGCGGCGGTCGCGACCGTCGCCTGCCTCGTGCGCCCCATCCCGCGCTTCTTCGCCGTCGGACCTCCCGCCGCCGTCTGGCCCACGTTCATCGTCATCCTCGTCTCCCCGCTGATCG TCATGTTCCCCATGCTCAAGTACAGGGAGAAGCACCCCAGGAACCTCGTCCTGCTCGCCCTGTTCACGCTCTGCTGCAGCCTCAGCATCGCCGTGTCCGCCTCCACCACCTTCG GCACAGTGGTTCTGCAAGCCACCATCCTCACAGCTTCTTCAGTTGTGGGGCTGACTCTCTTCACTTTCTTGGCTGTCAAGAGGGGCTACGACTTCAGCTTCACCTTCCCGTTCCTCTTCACCTCCCTCCTCGTGCTCCTGGTGTACATCACCATCCAG ATCTGCTTCCCGCTGGGAAGGGTGGCCATGACCATCTACGGGTTCCTGGCCACCGTCGTGTTCTCGGGCTTCATCGTCTACGACACCAACATGCTGCTCAAGCGCCACACCTACAACGAGTACGTCGTCGCCGCCATCTCCCTCTACCTGGACGTGATCAACCTCTTCATGGCCCAGATGTCGCTCTCCTGCCATTGA